Proteins encoded within one genomic window of Rubripirellula tenax:
- a CDS encoding PEP-CTERM sorting domain-containing protein (PEP-CTERM proteins occur, often in large numbers, in the proteomes of bacteria that also encode an exosortase, a predicted intramembrane cysteine proteinase. The presence of a PEP-CTERM domain at a protein's C-terminus predicts cleavage within the sorting domain, followed by covalent anchoring to some some component of the (usually Gram-negative) cell surface. Many PEP-CTERM proteins exhibit an unusual sequence composition that includes large numbers of potential glycosylation sites. Expression of one such protein has been shown restore the ability of a bacterium to form floc, a type of biofilm.): MNAAADLGSPSIGTFAIEGSPATYGFISAGVDRAFTTGNDANTRNTIPAANGPLGTAFEASAGTSFGGTAATNRLYANFAPANITNGYGAVTTFDVGAFGTQNSGAFKALNVRGLSSGGDEVFEAWIGFGSGNGTRFVYAREAGDTTYLRTASTAGTPAGTLVYDNIGGGWIGTNNTSKPGGLETLTISVLDGLVTYGLSGGTAGSTLTFGQNSAATDLSQLEFSSVNFNQGGNSGFWLDNLTVVAVPEPSSIALVGLAGLGYVVRRRRRA; encoded by the coding sequence GTGAACGCAGCTGCAGATCTGGGCAGTCCTTCCATTGGGACGTTTGCGATTGAAGGATCACCAGCCACATACGGCTTTATCAGCGCTGGCGTCGATCGCGCGTTCACGACCGGCAATGACGCAAATACTCGGAATACAATTCCCGCGGCTAACGGCCCGTTAGGCACTGCGTTCGAAGCATCTGCGGGTACATCATTCGGCGGAACAGCGGCTACGAATCGTTTGTACGCAAACTTCGCCCCGGCGAATATCACCAACGGATATGGCGCGGTGACGACTTTTGATGTGGGTGCCTTTGGAACACAGAACAGCGGAGCCTTTAAGGCGTTGAATGTTCGTGGCTTGAGCTCGGGCGGGGACGAAGTTTTCGAAGCTTGGATTGGCTTTGGAAGCGGTAATGGCACTCGCTTCGTCTATGCCCGCGAAGCAGGTGACACAACCTACCTTCGCACCGCGTCCACCGCGGGTACACCCGCAGGGACATTGGTCTACGACAACATTGGAGGTGGTTGGATCGGCACTAACAATACTTCGAAGCCGGGAGGATTGGAAACGTTGACCATTTCTGTTCTCGACGGACTAGTGACCTATGGATTATCGGGCGGAACTGCGGGTTCAACGTTGACTTTCGGCCAGAATTCGGCAGCAACGGATCTCAGCCAACTGGAGTTCAGCAGCGTCAACTTCAACCAAGGCGGAAACTCTGGTTTCTGGCTAGACAACCTCACTGTGGTTGCTGTTCCTGAACCCAGCTCGATCGCATTGGTTGGCCTCGCAGGCCTAGGCTACGTGGTTCGCCGTCGTCGCCGAGCTTAG
- a CDS encoding M64 family metallopeptidase — translation MRSIAMRPSLMPLFVMSFFWSAIPSVSNNPVAAAELTTLARSGESSNRVDLVFIGDGYTAGEINTTYSAHIDSAVSYFFGSKDPFPRYQNFFNLHRVDVISNESGADDPINGIVRDTALNSSYAFGGGVDRLLYFSTSLANAAVNTAIAGTGIDVDMRIGIVNNAKYGGGGGQWAVYAGGNGSAREVAVHEVGHSFARLADEYFTAGTVASGSEPSEVNVTANPNTGKWDRWVGYDDPDNNIGPIGYYEGGRYFEQGIYRPSNNSLMRNLNRPLDAVGREAFIAKIYDEVDPLDDWLNTEFTLSISDDAWVDVIDDSVINVQWLIDGVDSGMTGTMLDIASLGLASGDYTLSARAYDSLLDSSFTGGSFDWWRSDPSQLSQTVSWNLQVVAVPEPSSLAFFSIALALPIAIRHRRKK, via the coding sequence ATGCGTTCAATTGCTATGCGTCCAAGTTTGATGCCGCTCTTTGTGATGTCGTTTTTTTGGTCTGCGATACCATCGGTATCCAACAACCCCGTTGCCGCCGCTGAGTTGACGACGCTTGCGCGGAGTGGTGAATCATCCAATCGCGTCGATTTAGTATTCATCGGTGACGGGTACACGGCCGGGGAAATCAATACGACGTATTCCGCCCACATCGATTCGGCGGTCAGTTATTTTTTCGGCAGCAAGGATCCTTTTCCGCGTTACCAGAATTTTTTCAACCTGCACCGCGTCGATGTGATCAGCAACGAATCCGGCGCCGATGATCCGATCAACGGGATCGTTCGCGATACGGCGTTGAATTCGAGTTACGCGTTCGGCGGAGGCGTCGACCGGCTACTGTACTTCAGCACCTCGCTTGCTAACGCGGCGGTGAACACTGCGATCGCGGGAACGGGAATCGACGTTGATATGCGAATCGGCATTGTCAACAACGCGAAATACGGTGGCGGTGGTGGCCAGTGGGCCGTGTACGCCGGTGGCAACGGAAGCGCTCGCGAAGTCGCCGTTCACGAAGTCGGCCATTCGTTTGCAAGGTTGGCCGATGAGTATTTCACCGCCGGTACGGTAGCATCGGGCAGCGAACCGAGCGAAGTGAACGTGACTGCCAACCCCAACACGGGAAAGTGGGATCGATGGGTCGGATACGACGACCCCGACAACAACATTGGACCGATCGGTTACTACGAAGGCGGCCGCTATTTTGAACAAGGCATCTATAGGCCGTCAAATAACTCGCTGATGCGAAACTTGAATCGGCCGCTGGACGCCGTCGGTCGCGAAGCTTTCATCGCAAAGATTTATGACGAGGTCGATCCGTTGGACGATTGGCTGAACACCGAGTTTACGCTGTCGATTTCCGATGACGCTTGGGTCGACGTGATCGACGACAGCGTCATCAACGTCCAATGGTTGATCGATGGTGTCGACAGCGGAATGACGGGAACGATGCTTGACATCGCGTCGCTGGGACTCGCTAGCGGTGACTACACGCTGTCGGCTCGAGCCTACGACAGTCTGTTGGATTCATCCTTCACCGGTGGAAGCTTCGATTGGTGGCGTTCGGATCCGTCACAGTTGTCACAGACGGTTTCGTGGAACTTGCAGGTCGTCGCTGTGCCTGAGCCGAGTTCGTTGGCGTTCTTTTCGATTGCGTTAGCCTTACCAATCGCAATCCGCCATCGCCGCAAGAAGTAG
- a CDS encoding DUF58 domain-containing protein, with protein MAKLATPSTLLSPELLGRLERMELVSRKVFRGRMKGERRSKRKGQSVEFADFRNYVPGDDLRLIDWNLYARLDQLFLKLFLEEEDLHFFALIDASDSMNFGDPTKLYVAKQLAAALGYVGMCRADRISVSALGPEGRRAPVLRGRASLWKMLNYLESIEPGHNVSLHDGVKDFSLRAGGTGICVLLTDLMDKAGYESALRMLIGRRMDVFVMHILSPEEIDPPLRGDRKLIDIEDGDAAEITINQYVIDKYKETVKSFIGGAKQFCSRRSIVYIPVRTDVPVETIVTRYLRERGVVR; from the coding sequence ATGGCGAAACTGGCGACCCCCTCAACGTTGCTGAGCCCCGAATTGCTCGGGCGGCTTGAACGCATGGAATTGGTTTCGCGAAAAGTCTTCCGCGGGCGAATGAAGGGCGAACGGCGCAGCAAACGCAAAGGCCAAAGCGTCGAGTTCGCGGACTTCCGCAACTATGTCCCCGGTGACGATTTGCGTTTGATCGACTGGAACTTGTACGCGCGGTTGGACCAACTGTTCTTGAAACTATTCTTGGAAGAAGAAGACCTGCACTTCTTCGCGTTGATCGATGCCAGCGACTCGATGAACTTCGGCGACCCGACAAAGTTGTACGTTGCCAAGCAATTAGCCGCCGCGCTGGGTTACGTCGGAATGTGTCGCGCCGACCGCATTAGCGTTTCGGCGCTCGGTCCCGAAGGCCGCCGGGCACCGGTGCTGCGGGGACGGGCAAGCCTCTGGAAGATGCTGAACTATCTCGAGTCGATCGAACCGGGGCACAACGTCTCACTGCACGACGGTGTCAAAGATTTTTCGCTTCGCGCGGGCGGAACCGGCATCTGTGTGTTATTGACGGACTTGATGGACAAGGCGGGCTATGAATCGGCACTGCGGATGTTGATCGGGCGGCGCATGGACGTGTTTGTGATGCACATTTTGTCGCCCGAAGAAATCGATCCGCCGCTGCGGGGTGACCGAAAGCTGATCGACATCGAAGACGGCGACGCGGCCGAGATCACGATCAACCAGTACGTGATCGACAAATACAAAGAAACGGTGAAGTCGTTCATCGGCGGCGCGAAACAATTTTGCAGTCGCCGCAGCATCGTCTACATCCCAGTACGAACCGATGTTCCCGTGGAAACCATCGTGACCCGATACTTGCGAGAACGGGGAGTCGTACGATGA
- a CDS encoding aldehyde dehydrogenase family protein yields MSTADLSVVPESLRSFLGTPKQLLIDGRWVDAKSGKQFDVYDPATDQVVARVAEGDAADVDAAVSAARRAFDSGPWSKMTASDRGRLIWKVGELIEQNADQLAALETIDNGKPFGVAKAADVALAADMFRYMAGWATKIEGNTIPLNVPYAPGREFHAFTLKEPIGVVGQIIPWNFPLLMAAWKLGPALATGCTVVLKPAEQTPLSALRLGELLLEAGIPDGVVNIVTGFGETAGAAIASHDDVDKVAFTGSTEVGKLIIGAATGNLKKVTLELGGKSPNVVYDDADLDLAIAGAADAIFFNQGQVCSAGSRLYVQNGIYEDVVAGVSEIAKNLKVGSGFDAGTQMGPLVSREQFNRVTGYLQAGIAEGAEASAGGAAIDGAGYFVQPTVLKNATGDMSIVREEIFGPVVAAMPFRDDSEIVGKANQSAYGLAAGIWTRDVSKAHRLAKAVKAGTVWINCYSIFDAALPFGGYKQSGWGREMGHAALENYLQTKSVCLSL; encoded by the coding sequence ATGTCCACCGCTGACTTGTCCGTCGTCCCCGAGTCATTGCGATCATTCCTCGGTACGCCGAAACAATTGTTGATTGACGGCCGATGGGTCGATGCAAAGAGCGGGAAACAGTTCGACGTCTACGATCCGGCGACGGATCAAGTCGTTGCCCGTGTCGCCGAAGGTGATGCCGCTGACGTCGATGCTGCTGTCTCCGCCGCTCGCCGCGCGTTCGATTCTGGGCCGTGGTCCAAGATGACCGCGTCGGATCGGGGACGCCTGATTTGGAAGGTCGGCGAGTTGATCGAACAGAATGCCGATCAATTGGCGGCACTGGAAACGATCGATAACGGTAAACCGTTCGGCGTCGCCAAAGCGGCTGACGTGGCCTTGGCCGCGGATATGTTTCGCTACATGGCTGGCTGGGCAACGAAGATCGAGGGCAACACGATTCCGCTGAACGTTCCTTATGCTCCGGGACGCGAGTTCCATGCGTTCACGTTGAAAGAACCGATCGGAGTCGTCGGCCAGATCATTCCCTGGAATTTTCCGTTGTTGATGGCAGCTTGGAAATTGGGTCCCGCGCTGGCGACGGGCTGTACGGTGGTGTTGAAACCGGCGGAACAAACTCCTTTGTCAGCGCTGCGATTGGGTGAGCTGTTGCTTGAAGCCGGCATCCCCGACGGAGTCGTCAACATCGTGACCGGGTTCGGCGAAACCGCCGGCGCTGCGATCGCATCGCACGATGATGTCGACAAGGTCGCATTCACGGGATCGACGGAAGTGGGCAAGCTGATCATCGGCGCGGCAACCGGAAACTTGAAAAAGGTCACCTTGGAATTGGGCGGCAAGAGTCCCAATGTCGTTTACGACGATGCCGATTTGGATCTGGCGATCGCCGGTGCGGCGGACGCGATTTTCTTTAACCAAGGACAAGTATGCAGCGCGGGTTCTCGTTTGTACGTTCAAAACGGAATCTACGAAGACGTGGTCGCGGGCGTCAGCGAGATCGCGAAAAATCTGAAAGTCGGAAGCGGCTTCGATGCCGGCACACAGATGGGGCCGCTCGTTTCACGCGAACAATTCAATCGCGTCACCGGATACTTGCAGGCGGGTATCGCTGAAGGCGCCGAAGCGTCCGCTGGCGGCGCGGCGATCGATGGCGCCGGTTATTTTGTCCAACCGACGGTGCTGAAAAACGCGACGGGCGACATGTCGATTGTTCGCGAGGAGATCTTCGGTCCCGTCGTCGCGGCGATGCCCTTTCGTGACGACTCCGAAATCGTCGGCAAAGCGAATCAGTCGGCGTACGGTTTAGCCGCAGGCATTTGGACTCGCGATGTTTCCAAGGCTCATCGGTTAGCCAAGGCGGTGAAGGCGGGGACCGTGTGGATCAATTGCTACAGCATCTTCGACGCGGCGTTACCGTTCGGCGGCTACAAACAATCGGGTTGGGGCCGCGAGATGGGCCACGCAGCACTCGAAAACTACCTGCAAACCAAATCGGTTTGCTTGAGTTTGTAG
- a CDS encoding ketoacyl-ACP synthase III has protein sequence MPYAQIGKIAVHFPQRIETNAMLADQYPRWDIPLIEEKTGIRQRHIAQPDETASDLAVAAAEKLFASGAIDRKNVDFVLLCTQTPDYPLPTTSCLVQDRLGLPTRCGALDFNLGCSGFVYGLAMADGLIQSRAAKNILLLTAETYSKYIDEDDRSLRTIFGDAAAATLITAGDQRSLWGFQFGSDGSGGDMLMVGDGGARSETGAIKPRHRKRWNSRLYMDGPSLINFTVDAIPRLVDEILADNGLTDADIHKYLMHQATWKMLDQLRSRMNVSDTRLPIDMAEIGNTVSSTLPILIDRLRSRGELGEGETNMLVGFGVGLSWAGCLWKETTA, from the coding sequence GTGCCGTACGCTCAAATCGGGAAGATCGCTGTTCATTTCCCACAGCGGATCGAAACCAACGCGATGCTGGCCGACCAGTACCCGCGATGGGACATCCCCCTGATCGAAGAGAAGACCGGAATCCGACAGCGGCACATCGCCCAGCCCGATGAAACGGCAAGCGACTTGGCCGTTGCCGCCGCAGAAAAGCTTTTCGCTTCGGGTGCGATCGACCGAAAAAATGTCGATTTTGTACTGCTGTGTACCCAGACTCCCGATTATCCACTGCCCACGACCAGTTGTTTGGTCCAAGACCGGCTGGGCCTGCCGACGCGATGTGGCGCCCTGGACTTCAATCTTGGTTGCAGCGGATTTGTTTACGGGCTGGCGATGGCCGATGGATTGATCCAGAGTCGGGCCGCAAAAAATATCCTACTTCTGACTGCCGAAACTTACAGCAAGTACATCGACGAAGATGACCGCAGCCTGCGAACGATCTTTGGCGATGCGGCGGCGGCAACGCTGATCACCGCCGGCGATCAAAGGTCGCTTTGGGGTTTCCAATTTGGCAGCGATGGCAGCGGCGGCGATATGTTGATGGTCGGCGACGGCGGAGCGAGGTCCGAAACCGGTGCGATCAAGCCACGGCACCGCAAGCGATGGAACAGTCGTCTGTATATGGACGGGCCGAGTTTGATCAATTTCACCGTTGACGCCATCCCGCGACTGGTCGACGAGATCCTAGCCGACAACGGGCTGACCGATGCGGACATTCACAAGTACCTGATGCACCAAGCGACTTGGAAAATGTTGGACCAATTGCGCAGTCGGATGAACGTCAGCGACACGCGATTACCGATCGATATGGCTGAAATCGGAAACACCGTATCATCGACGTTGCCGATTTTGATCGACCGCTTGCGATCACGAGGCGAGTTGGGCGAGGGCGAAACGAACATGCTTGTCGGTTTCGGCGTCGGTTTGTCTTGGGCCGGTTGTCTGTGGAAAGAAACGACAGCCTGA
- a CDS encoding translation initiation factor, with product MTRLFAGTAFDIPPECDLCGKVESDCQCTDKQKADAAAAAQVKADRLLPGEQTAVVRVEKRKGGRQVTVVTGLAAKANDLSALLAALQSSCGSGGTVKAKEDLAELQGDHAAEVRKSLAEMGFRVTAK from the coding sequence ATGACTCGACTTTTTGCTGGCACCGCTTTTGATATTCCGCCCGAGTGCGATCTCTGTGGCAAAGTGGAATCGGATTGCCAGTGTACTGATAAGCAAAAGGCGGACGCTGCTGCGGCTGCTCAGGTGAAAGCAGATCGGTTGCTGCCTGGCGAGCAGACGGCGGTCGTTCGCGTCGAGAAACGAAAAGGCGGGCGGCAGGTTACGGTGGTCACGGGGTTGGCGGCTAAGGCGAACGACCTGTCCGCTTTGTTGGCGGCTCTGCAATCATCATGCGGCAGCGGTGGGACCGTCAAAGCGAAAGAAGACCTGGCGGAACTGCAGGGTGATCACGCCGCCGAAGTTCGCAAGTCGCTGGCGGAGATGGGATTCCGCGTGACGGCGAAATGA
- the tig gene encoding trigger factor encodes MSTSAETQLTDVAEEKTPLKLDIKVESPQACLREVIVTIEQSEVQRYLKNAYDELVPEAQVPGFRSGRAPRKLVEKQFKDRVEEQVKGSLLMDSLAQITEADSFNAIGEPNFDYNAIKIPESGDFKFQFEIEVRPEFKTPDWKGIKLNKPVETISDDDVQEALNRVLSRYATLEATDAAAEAGDKLLVTAKFKEGGKVLTTMDEERVDLDDRLSFSDAVCEDFAKLMTGVKEGETRKGKVKVADGANDEAMRGKELDAEFTVVEVLKQEHPEMTAEFLEELGDFESEQELRDFVRDSLTRQADYRTQQAVRKTVVDLLTGSADFELPATLVKRQTSRELERKVLELRRNGFDDDMIRRFVNASRQNAQATTEAALREHFILEQIAEEQKIDAEEADYAAEIALIAQQSDMPERRVRARLEKQGQMDALRNQIVERKVIELVVESAKVTEEPVDKKAGEEPSEFAVYHNVLPTKDSEAIPTAKYADDTPKDAEKKTERDPED; translated from the coding sequence ATGTCCACCTCCGCCGAGACCCAACTCACCGACGTCGCTGAAGAAAAGACACCGCTGAAGTTGGATATTAAAGTCGAAAGCCCGCAGGCATGCCTGCGGGAAGTGATCGTGACGATCGAACAGTCCGAAGTTCAGCGATATCTCAAGAACGCTTACGACGAATTGGTTCCTGAGGCACAGGTGCCCGGGTTCCGAAGTGGCCGCGCTCCTCGCAAGCTTGTTGAAAAGCAATTCAAGGACCGCGTCGAAGAACAGGTCAAGGGTTCGCTGTTGATGGACAGCCTGGCCCAGATCACCGAGGCCGACAGCTTCAACGCGATCGGCGAGCCGAACTTTGACTACAACGCGATCAAGATTCCCGAATCAGGCGACTTCAAGTTCCAGTTCGAAATCGAAGTTCGTCCAGAATTCAAGACGCCCGACTGGAAGGGCATCAAACTGAACAAGCCGGTCGAAACGATCAGCGACGATGATGTTCAAGAAGCACTCAACCGCGTCCTGTCCCGTTACGCGACGCTGGAAGCCACGGATGCGGCGGCCGAAGCCGGCGACAAGTTGCTGGTCACCGCGAAGTTCAAAGAAGGCGGCAAAGTGCTGACCACGATGGACGAAGAACGTGTCGACTTGGACGATCGTTTGAGTTTCTCGGACGCCGTTTGCGAAGACTTCGCGAAGTTGATGACCGGCGTCAAAGAAGGCGAAACCCGCAAGGGCAAAGTCAAAGTCGCCGACGGTGCCAACGACGAAGCGATGCGTGGCAAGGAGCTAGACGCCGAATTCACGGTTGTCGAAGTCTTGAAGCAAGAGCATCCCGAAATGACGGCAGAGTTCTTGGAAGAGCTGGGCGATTTCGAGTCCGAGCAAGAACTGCGTGACTTCGTTCGCGATTCGTTGACTCGTCAAGCTGACTACCGAACTCAACAAGCGGTTCGCAAGACAGTCGTCGATCTGTTGACCGGATCGGCCGATTTTGAACTGCCGGCAACGTTGGTGAAACGCCAAACCAGTCGCGAATTGGAGCGAAAGGTTTTGGAACTTCGCCGCAACGGTTTCGACGACGACATGATTCGCCGATTCGTGAACGCTTCGCGCCAAAACGCACAAGCAACGACCGAAGCTGCGCTGCGTGAACACTTCATTCTGGAACAGATCGCGGAAGAGCAAAAGATCGACGCCGAAGAAGCCGATTACGCCGCCGAGATCGCGTTGATCGCCCAACAAAGCGATATGCCCGAACGCCGCGTCCGTGCCCGCTTGGAAAAGCAAGGACAAATGGATGCCCTGCGCAACCAGATCGTCGAACGTAAAGTCATCGAACTGGTTGTCGAAAGCGCCAAGGTCACCGAAGAACCGGTCGACAAGAAAGCGGGCGAAGAGCCAAGCGAGTTCGCGGTCTACCACAACGTGTTGCCGACCAAGGACAGCGAAGCGATCCCGACGGCGAAATATGCCGACGACACTCCCAAGGATGCCGAAAAGAAAACCGAACGGGATCCGGAAGACTGA
- a CDS encoding vWA domain-containing protein produces the protein MSWISSLAPWQWALFASVPVGIVLLCFLKLRREPVEVPSTYLWSRTIEDLHVNSLLQRLRRSLLLFLQLLAVALAGIALFRPGIRGEASSQGRSVYLLDTSASMQSTDAPNGKTRFESAKEMILGRIEGMSDTETAMLVTFSDRPDTVQSFTSDRRRLREALQRVEVTNNPTDILGALKAADGLANPRRSSEVGNINDVQVADAMPADLLIFSDGSFQPVTEFSLGNLVPQYIAIGGKSHKNVAITAFSAERNIEQPSQVQAFATVVNLGSEPIETVATLAMDTEFLDAATVSLDPGEQTGLSFVIDNDEGVALRLSLDIKDDLAVDNVAYAGLSPLRNVRVLVVTPGNTPLELGLATEKAAKICEAEFVLPSYLGSDAWVNRADAGTDDLVIFDRCQPKEMPLTNTFFIGSLPPADDDETTDDWNWGSEPSTVSLIDIDRTHPMMRFLELFSLLIFEGRSVVGPAGATELVAADAGAMLVIAPRDGFQDMVLGFEIISTDADGLTQTNTNWYAERSWPVFVLNVLRYLAGAAEATGSPSLRPGETVRVRLESAIADPKLRRVGDTTTRDLTPGPNGVIEIVGVDVPGNYRIEDGDRLADSFAINLFDRGESDLKVAPSVELGYEAVEAATGGIEQRREYWRWALMGVLGLLAAEWWVFSRRVG, from the coding sequence ATGAGCTGGATTTCTTCACTGGCCCCATGGCAGTGGGCCCTGTTCGCATCGGTCCCCGTCGGCATCGTGCTGCTGTGTTTCTTGAAGCTGCGCCGTGAACCGGTCGAAGTACCCAGCACCTATCTTTGGTCACGCACGATTGAGGATTTGCACGTCAACAGTCTGCTGCAACGGCTGCGGCGCAGCCTGCTTTTATTCCTGCAATTGTTGGCCGTCGCGCTGGCGGGGATCGCGTTGTTTCGTCCGGGAATCCGCGGCGAAGCGTCGTCCCAGGGGCGGTCTGTTTACTTGCTGGACACATCTGCCAGTATGCAGTCGACCGATGCGCCCAACGGAAAAACACGGTTTGAATCGGCGAAAGAGATGATCCTGGGTCGGATCGAAGGCATGTCGGATACTGAAACTGCAATGCTGGTCACGTTCAGCGATCGCCCCGACACGGTCCAGTCGTTCACGTCGGATCGGCGGCGATTGCGTGAAGCACTGCAGCGCGTGGAAGTCACGAACAATCCGACCGATATTCTTGGTGCACTGAAGGCCGCCGACGGACTGGCCAATCCGCGACGCAGCAGCGAAGTCGGCAACATCAACGACGTCCAAGTCGCGGATGCCATGCCGGCCGATTTGCTGATCTTTTCCGACGGCAGCTTTCAACCGGTCACCGAATTCAGTCTCGGCAACTTGGTTCCCCAATACATCGCGATTGGCGGCAAAAGCCACAAGAACGTCGCGATCACGGCGTTTTCGGCGGAACGTAACATCGAACAGCCTTCTCAGGTGCAAGCCTTTGCAACGGTCGTGAATTTGGGAAGCGAACCGATCGAGACGGTAGCGACGTTGGCGATGGACACTGAATTCCTGGACGCGGCAACGGTTTCACTCGATCCAGGCGAACAAACCGGACTATCGTTCGTGATCGACAACGACGAAGGCGTTGCTTTACGCCTGTCTCTGGATATCAAAGACGATCTTGCGGTCGACAACGTCGCCTATGCGGGCCTATCGCCGCTACGGAATGTCCGCGTGCTGGTCGTCACACCCGGGAACACGCCGCTGGAACTGGGCTTGGCGACAGAGAAAGCGGCCAAGATTTGCGAAGCTGAATTTGTGCTGCCGTCTTACTTGGGGTCCGACGCGTGGGTGAATCGAGCGGACGCGGGCACGGACGATTTGGTGATTTTCGACCGCTGCCAGCCGAAGGAAATGCCGCTGACCAACACGTTCTTCATCGGGTCATTGCCGCCCGCCGATGACGACGAGACAACGGACGATTGGAATTGGGGGTCGGAACCCTCGACGGTCTCGTTGATCGACATCGATCGCACGCATCCGATGATGCGGTTTCTGGAACTGTTCTCGTTACTGATCTTCGAAGGTCGCAGCGTCGTTGGGCCGGCGGGCGCGACCGAGTTGGTTGCCGCCGATGCGGGAGCGATGTTGGTGATCGCGCCGCGTGACGGTTTCCAAGACATGGTGCTGGGGTTCGAGATCATTTCGACCGACGCCGACGGCCTGACTCAAACCAACACGAACTGGTACGCCGAACGATCATGGCCAGTGTTCGTGCTGAACGTACTGCGATACCTGGCCGGCGCCGCCGAAGCAACCGGATCGCCGTCGCTGCGCCCGGGTGAAACCGTGCGAGTACGATTAGAGAGTGCCATCGCCGATCCGAAACTGCGCCGCGTCGGTGACACGACGACGCGAGATTTAACGCCCGGCCCCAATGGAGTCATCGAAATCGTCGGCGTCGATGTGCCGGGCAACTATCGCATCGAAGACGGCGATCGGCTGGCCGATTCGTTCGCAATCAATCTGTTCGACCGAGGCGAAAGCGACTTGAAGGTCGCCCCTAGCGTCGAATTGGGTTATGAAGCCGTCGAAGCAGCAACCGGCGGCATCGAACAACGCCGCGAGTACTGGCGATGGGCATTGATGGGAGTGCTAGGCCTGCTGGCGGCCGAATGGTGGGTCTTCAGCCGCCGAGTCGGATAA